A region of the Halostella limicola genome:
GGCAGGTAATCGAGCAACACCGCGTGACGGGGGCGGGAACCGTCGCTGTCGGAGTCGGTCATACTGACGTAGGGCTACGGCGACTGGCTACTTAAACAGTCGCCTGCCGAGAACGTTCGTCAGACGTACTTCGCCACGACGTTGAGGATGTCGTCGAGTTCGTCGCCCGACAGCGAGTAGCGCTGCTGGGCGAACACGGCGCGGAGTTCGTCGCGGTCCTGCGGCAGGAGGTCGGCGACCTTGTACGCGGTGGCCTCGTCGACCTTCTCCAGTTCGAGCAGTTCCTCGACCAGTTCGCGGGACTCCTCCGGCGTGAGCAGGGCGAACCGGTTGACGTGTTCGATCGCGCGAGCGAGTTCGTACCGCATCTCGCGGTCCTCGTCCGCGGCGCGGTCGGCCTCCACCTCGGCGAGCAGTTCCTTCGCCTCCGAGATGGTGAGGTGTTCTTCGTCTAACTTCTCTTTGAATATCGTCATCGCTCTACTGCTGGGCGCGGAGGTGCTGGGGCGCGACGATGAGCGTCTTCTCCTTGCCGCCGTCGTTGACGGCGACCTTGAAGCACCGGCCCTGCTTCCCCTCGACTTCGCCGGTCAGGCCGTCGAAGCGGGGGTGGAACCGACCGTCGTTCACGCTCGGGTCGATCTTGAGGTGGACCTTCTGGCCCGTCTCGAATTCCTGAATGGCGCGCTGGGGCGGCGAGGTCCCGCTCTCTCGGGGACTGTTCGAGAGTTTATTGCGAGTTTTCTTTCGGGGTCCGTTGGAGTTCGGCATAGTCGTGGGCACCTCTTGTCCTCTGACGGTTATAAAAGGTGCGTTCCCGCCTCGTCGCGGACGAACGGCGCCCGTCGACGGCACGCGCGAGACGGCGAGAGAGGTAACATTTTCCGCCGCCGGGGCGATACCCGAACCATGTCCGAGGACGACGACTTCCGCTTCGAGACGCGCTCGATCCACGCCGGCCAAGAACCCGACGAGGAGACGGGGGCGCTGATGACGCCGATCCACGCCAACTCCACCTACGAGCAGGACGCGCCCGGCGAGCACCGCGGGTACGAGTACTCGCGGACGGGCAACCCCACGCGGACGGATCTCGAGGCGAACCTCGCCAGCCTGGAAAACGGCGAGTACGGCCGCTGTTTCTCCTCGGGGATGGGCTCTATCAACACCGTCCTCAACCTCCTCGAAGCCGGCGACCACGTCGTCAGCGGCGAGGACATCTACGGCGGCACCCGCCGCATCTTCGACCAGGTGTACACGCAGTACGACGTGGAGTTCACCTACGTCGACATGACCGACCTCGACGCCATCGAGGACGCCTTCCGCGAGGAGACGGAACTCCTCTGGCTGGAGACGCCGACCAACCCGCTCATGTCCATCGTCGACATCGAGGGCGCGGCCGAGGTCGCCCACGACCACGACGCCCTCTGCGCCATCGACAACACCTTCGCCACGCCGTACCTCCAGCGGCCGCTCGACCTCGGGGCCGACATCGTCTCCCACTCGCTCACGAAGTACCTCGGCGGCCACTCCGACGTGGTCGGCGGCGCGCTGATAACGAACGACGAGGAGCTCGACGAGCGATTCGGCTTCTACCAGAACAGCGTCGGCGCGACGCCCGGGCCGCAGGAGTGCTTCCTCGTCCTCCGCGGCACCAAGACCCTGCCTGTGCGGATGGATCGGCACTGCGAGAACGCCCGCGAGCTAGCGCAGTGGCTGGACGGCCACGACGACGTCGACCGCGTGTACTACCCCGGACTGGAGTCTCATCCCGGCCACGACATCGCCGCGGAACAGATGGACGACTTCGGCGGCATGCTCTCGTTCGAACTCGAAGCGAGCCTGGAGGAGGCCGCGGAGTTCGTCTCGAACACGGAGGTGTTCACGCTAGCGGAGAGCCTCGGCGGCGTCGAGAGCCTCATCGAACAGCCGGCGACGATGACCCACGCCTCCATCCCGCCGGAGGAGCGCGAGGCCGCAGGGCTCTCCGACGGCCTCATCCGGGCGAGTGTAGGGATCGAGCACGTCGACGACATGAAGGCGGACCTCCAGCAGGCCATGGACGCGTCGATAGAGTAACGAACTGACGGTGGATCGGTCCGCGAGGGGGCGCGCCGTGCACCCGTCTCGGCCGGCCTCGCGGCGAGTCGTTAGGGCACGAGAAATCTGGCCGCGATTTCGGTGATAAACCCTCGGCCGGCCACGCGGCTGAGTGAGCCCGCGCGAGCAAACTCGTGAGCGAGGGCGAGTGAGGGGAAGGGGGCGCTTCGAGCGTGTGCTGACGATCGCCGGTGTCCTCACGAGCGGAGTGAGCGAAGGCCCAGAGCGGCCCCGCCGCTCCGGTGGACGTAGAAAGGGCGACGAAACCGCTGTCCTCAGAACGCTTCGCGTTCTGACGTACTCGGAAATCGCAGCGCGATTTCCGACTGCCGAGCGATTTTCGAGGGCTTTCCCTTAGACGCGACCGACGTTCTCGACTTCGACGGACTCGACGCCGTCGACGTTACCGAACTCCTCCTCGACGGCCTCGGTGCCGCCGGCGTCGTCGGGGACGATCACCGTCGGGTAGAGGGCGACGAGACCGAACGCGACTTCGTCGCGCTCGACGCCGTTGATCTTCGCACCCTCGGGCAGGGAGTTTTCCAGACGCTCCTGGAGGTCGTCCAGGTCGACGTCGGGGCTCTGCGGCATGACCTTGATCTTGGCTGCGACTTTTCCCATTGTTACGGTCCCGTGAACCCGCAGTCCGGGCACTTGTAGAGGTTGCTCTGTTTGCGACACTTCGAACAGCGGTAGATCTGGCGCCCGCAGTCCGGGCACTTGAACGCAGCGGCGGTCGTCCCCGAGATGTTGATCCCGCAGGAGACGCACTTCTGCGCTCGTTTCTGTTCCGATTCGCTCATACACCCCTGTACCGCCCGCCCACTTTTAACCGTTGTTTTTCGCGCCGGCGGATCGCCGCCGGATCGCGACGGGCGGTCACGATCCGCTCCAGTCGAAGTCGATGCTCCCGTCGTCGCGGAACTC
Encoded here:
- a CDS encoding cystathionine gamma-synthase, producing the protein MSEDDDFRFETRSIHAGQEPDEETGALMTPIHANSTYEQDAPGEHRGYEYSRTGNPTRTDLEANLASLENGEYGRCFSSGMGSINTVLNLLEAGDHVVSGEDIYGGTRRIFDQVYTQYDVEFTYVDMTDLDAIEDAFREETELLWLETPTNPLMSIVDIEGAAEVAHDHDALCAIDNTFATPYLQRPLDLGADIVSHSLTKYLGGHSDVVGGALITNDEELDERFGFYQNSVGATPGPQECFLVLRGTKTLPVRMDRHCENARELAQWLDGHDDVDRVYYPGLESHPGHDIAAEQMDDFGGMLSFELEASLEEAAEFVSNTEVFTLAESLGGVESLIEQPATMTHASIPPEEREAAGLSDGLIRASVGIEHVDDMKADLQQAMDASIE
- a CDS encoding RNA polymerase Rpb4 family protein, whose product is MTIFKEKLDEEHLTISEAKELLAEVEADRAADEDREMRYELARAIEHVNRFALLTPEESRELVEELLELEKVDEATAYKVADLLPQDRDELRAVFAQQRYSLSGDELDDILNVVAKYV
- a CDS encoding 50S ribosomal protein L21e yields the protein MPNSNGPRKKTRNKLSNSPRESGTSPPQRAIQEFETGQKVHLKIDPSVNDGRFHPRFDGLTGEVEGKQGRCFKVAVNDGGKEKTLIVAPQHLRAQQ
- a CDS encoding HVO_2753 family zinc finger protein, producing MSESEQKRAQKCVSCGINISGTTAAAFKCPDCGRQIYRCSKCRKQSNLYKCPDCGFTGP
- a CDS encoding elongation factor 1-beta, whose amino-acid sequence is MGKVAAKIKVMPQSPDVDLDDLQERLENSLPEGAKINGVERDEVAFGLVALYPTVIVPDDAGGTEAVEEEFGNVDGVESVEVENVGRV